In one window of Arachis ipaensis cultivar K30076 chromosome B06, Araip1.1, whole genome shotgun sequence DNA:
- the LOC107605150 gene encoding uncharacterized aarF domain-containing protein kinase At4g31390, chloroplastic isoform X1: MESICTTSFSLYTVPHRHLKKPRANTMLLTSIPCSCSPSSSFQSLPIRRRSAKKLLRTRISCSATTGSAASNGAVLSSVKDVLQLRKPSNSALEQLDIERGVCIPFRKYSPETVRNKVLESRGAILSLMLRGVEIVWSLGFYWSTLAYDFLVGRDEEVVPYRARQLRNLLCDLGPSFIKAGQVLANRPDIIREDYMNELCILQDDVPPFPNQTAFNIIEEELGQPLEAVFSRISSGTIAAASLGQVYRATLRSTGEDVAIKVQRPGIEPIIYRDLFLFRTLASFLNGISIQKLGCNAELIVDEFGEKLLEELDYTLEARNLEDFIENFKDDPTVKIPRVYKQLSGPRVLVMEWIDGIRCTNPQAIKDAGIDIDGFLTIGVSAALRQLLEFGLFHGDPHPGNIFAMRDGRIAYVDFGNVAVLSQQNKQILIDAVVHAVNEDYAEMANDFTRLGFLSPGTDVTPIIPALEAIWQNSLGKGLSDFNFRSVTGKFNQLVYNYPIRIPERFSLVIRSLLTQEGICFTLKPDFKFLEVAYPYVAKRLLTDPNPALRERLIQVLFKDGLFQWKRLENLIILAKENVAKMSSNPAVQVKRMQTQRDLKVERKLDLTDTIKDGARLFIVDEGIRRQLLLALTEDSKLHVEELVDVYRLVEDQIDLPSVAVEVARDFPTVVRDLLLSWSDSVLSDR, from the exons ATGGAGTCTATCTGCACAACCTCCTTCTCCTTATACACTGTTCCTCACCGCCACTTGAAGAAACCACGTGCCAACACTATGCTGCtaacttcaattccttgttcttgctctcCTTCGTCGTCGTTTCAATCGTTGCCGATTCGTCGAAGAAGTGCGAAGAAGCTATTAAGAACGAGAATTTCGTGTTCTGCAACAACAGGAAGTGCCGCATCAAACGGCGCCGTTTTGAGCAGTGTGAAGGATGTGTTACAATTGAGAAAACCGTCGAACAGCGCGCTGGAGCAGCTTGACATCGAGCGTGGCGTTTGCATCCCTTTCCGCAAGTACTCTCCCGAGACA GTGAGGAATAAGGTACTAGAATCAAGAGGGGCTATATTGTCGCTTATGTTAAGGGGAGTTGAGATAGTTTGGAGTCTGGGCTTCTACTGGTCTACCTTGGCGTATGATTTCCTGGTTGGAAGGGATGAAGAGGTTGTTCCGTATCGTGCACGACAGCTTAGGAACCTGTTGTGCGATCTGGGACCTTCTTTTATTAAAGCTGGTCAG GTCCTTGCAAACAGGCCAGATATCATTAGAGAAGATTATATGAATGAACTTTGCATTCTTCAAGATGATGTTCCTCCCTTTCCCAACCAA ACTGCCTTCAATATCATAGAGGAGGAACTTGGTCAGCCCCTTGAAGCCGTTTTCAGCAGAATCTCATCAGGGACAATAGCAGCTGCTAGTTTGGGTCAAGTTTATCGGGCTACTTTGCGTTCCACTGGCGAGGATGTTGCTATCAAG GTTCAAAGGCCTGGGATAGAGCCCATAATATATCGGGATCTTTTCCTTTTTCGTACCTTGGCTTCATTCTTAAATGGCATTAGCATACAAAAGTTGGGTTGCAATGCAGAGCTGATTGTTGATGAATTTGGTGAAAAACTTTTGGAAGAGCTTGATTATACCCTG GAAGCCCGTAATCTTGAAGACTTTATTGAGAATTTCAAAGATGATCCTACAGTTAAAATTCCTCGGGTTTACAAACAACTTTCTGGTCCACGCGTTTTAGTGATGGAATGGATTGATGGTATTAGGTGCACCAATCCACAG GCCATCAAAGATGCTGGTATTGATATAGATGGCTTTCTTACAATTGGCGTGAGTGCTGCTTTGCGACAATTGTTGGAATTTGGATTATTTCATGGAGACCCTCACCCTGGAAATATTTTTGCCATGCGTGATGGACGAATTGCATATGTGGACTTTGGCAATGTTGCCGTTCTTAGTCAG CAAAATAAACAAATTTTGATTGATGCTGTTGTCCACGCCGTAAATGAGGACTATGCTGAGATGGCTAATGATTTTACCAGATTAGGCTTCCTGTCACCAGGGACTGATGTCACTCCAATAATTCCTGCTTTGGAAGCAATTTGGCAGAACTCTCTTGGAAAAGGATTGTCAGATTTCAATTTTCGTAGTGTCACTG GAAAGTTTAACCAATTGGTTTACAATTATCCAATCCGCATTCCCGAAAGGTTTTCACTCGTAATTCGTTCTTTATTGACTCAAGAAGGCATTTGTTTCACTTTGAAGCCTGACTTCAAATTTCTTGAG GTTGCCTATCCATATGTAGCAAAGCGACTTTTGACAGACCCAAATCCAGCTCTTCGTGAACGTCTTATACAG GTTCTCTTCAAAGACGGTCTTTTCCAGTGGAAACGGCTTGAAAACCTTATTATCCTTGCAAAGGAAAATGTAGCCAAGATGAGCAGCAATCCAGCAGTGCAAGTTAAACGCAT GCAAACTCAAAGAGACTTGAAAGTTGAAAGAAAACTGGACCTCACAGACACCATCAAAGATGGAGCACGCCTTTTCATTGTTGACGAAGGAATACGAAGACAGCTGCTTCTTGCTTTGACTGAGGACTCAAAGCTTCATGTTGAAGAG CTCGTCGATGTGTATAGATTGGTTGAAGATCAGATAGACTTACCCTCAGTGGCAGTAGAAGTAGCTCGAG ATTTCCCAACTGTTGTCAGGGATCTTCTACTTTCTTGGAGTGACTCAGTGTTATCCGATAGATAG
- the LOC107605150 gene encoding uncharacterized aarF domain-containing protein kinase At4g31390, chloroplastic isoform X3 has translation MTFRYITVRNKVLESRGAILSLMLRGVEIVWSLGFYWSTLAYDFLVGRDEEVVPYRARQLRNLLCDLGPSFIKAGQVLANRPDIIREDYMNELCILQDDVPPFPNQTAFNIIEEELGQPLEAVFSRISSGTIAAASLGQVYRATLRSTGEDVAIKVQRPGIEPIIYRDLFLFRTLASFLNGISIQKLGCNAELIVDEFGEKLLEELDYTLEARNLEDFIENFKDDPTVKIPRVYKQLSGPRVLVMEWIDGIRCTNPQAIKDAGIDIDGFLTIGVSAALRQLLEFGLFHGDPHPGNIFAMRDGRIAYVDFGNVAVLSQQNKQILIDAVVHAVNEDYAEMANDFTRLGFLSPGTDVTPIIPALEAIWQNSLGKGLSDFNFRSVTGKFNQLVYNYPIRIPERFSLVIRSLLTQEGICFTLKPDFKFLEVAYPYVAKRLLTDPNPALRERLIQVLFKDGLFQWKRLENLIILAKENVAKMSSNPAVQVKRMQTQRDLKVERKLDLTDTIKDGARLFIVDEGIRRQLLLALTEDSKLHVEELVDVYRLVEDQIDLPSVAVEVARDFPTVVRDLLLSWSDSVLSDR, from the exons ATGACTTTTCGTTACATCACT GTGAGGAATAAGGTACTAGAATCAAGAGGGGCTATATTGTCGCTTATGTTAAGGGGAGTTGAGATAGTTTGGAGTCTGGGCTTCTACTGGTCTACCTTGGCGTATGATTTCCTGGTTGGAAGGGATGAAGAGGTTGTTCCGTATCGTGCACGACAGCTTAGGAACCTGTTGTGCGATCTGGGACCTTCTTTTATTAAAGCTGGTCAG GTCCTTGCAAACAGGCCAGATATCATTAGAGAAGATTATATGAATGAACTTTGCATTCTTCAAGATGATGTTCCTCCCTTTCCCAACCAA ACTGCCTTCAATATCATAGAGGAGGAACTTGGTCAGCCCCTTGAAGCCGTTTTCAGCAGAATCTCATCAGGGACAATAGCAGCTGCTAGTTTGGGTCAAGTTTATCGGGCTACTTTGCGTTCCACTGGCGAGGATGTTGCTATCAAG GTTCAAAGGCCTGGGATAGAGCCCATAATATATCGGGATCTTTTCCTTTTTCGTACCTTGGCTTCATTCTTAAATGGCATTAGCATACAAAAGTTGGGTTGCAATGCAGAGCTGATTGTTGATGAATTTGGTGAAAAACTTTTGGAAGAGCTTGATTATACCCTG GAAGCCCGTAATCTTGAAGACTTTATTGAGAATTTCAAAGATGATCCTACAGTTAAAATTCCTCGGGTTTACAAACAACTTTCTGGTCCACGCGTTTTAGTGATGGAATGGATTGATGGTATTAGGTGCACCAATCCACAG GCCATCAAAGATGCTGGTATTGATATAGATGGCTTTCTTACAATTGGCGTGAGTGCTGCTTTGCGACAATTGTTGGAATTTGGATTATTTCATGGAGACCCTCACCCTGGAAATATTTTTGCCATGCGTGATGGACGAATTGCATATGTGGACTTTGGCAATGTTGCCGTTCTTAGTCAG CAAAATAAACAAATTTTGATTGATGCTGTTGTCCACGCCGTAAATGAGGACTATGCTGAGATGGCTAATGATTTTACCAGATTAGGCTTCCTGTCACCAGGGACTGATGTCACTCCAATAATTCCTGCTTTGGAAGCAATTTGGCAGAACTCTCTTGGAAAAGGATTGTCAGATTTCAATTTTCGTAGTGTCACTG GAAAGTTTAACCAATTGGTTTACAATTATCCAATCCGCATTCCCGAAAGGTTTTCACTCGTAATTCGTTCTTTATTGACTCAAGAAGGCATTTGTTTCACTTTGAAGCCTGACTTCAAATTTCTTGAG GTTGCCTATCCATATGTAGCAAAGCGACTTTTGACAGACCCAAATCCAGCTCTTCGTGAACGTCTTATACAG GTTCTCTTCAAAGACGGTCTTTTCCAGTGGAAACGGCTTGAAAACCTTATTATCCTTGCAAAGGAAAATGTAGCCAAGATGAGCAGCAATCCAGCAGTGCAAGTTAAACGCAT GCAAACTCAAAGAGACTTGAAAGTTGAAAGAAAACTGGACCTCACAGACACCATCAAAGATGGAGCACGCCTTTTCATTGTTGACGAAGGAATACGAAGACAGCTGCTTCTTGCTTTGACTGAGGACTCAAAGCTTCATGTTGAAGAG CTCGTCGATGTGTATAGATTGGTTGAAGATCAGATAGACTTACCCTCAGTGGCAGTAGAAGTAGCTCGAG ATTTCCCAACTGTTGTCAGGGATCTTCTACTTTCTTGGAGTGACTCAGTGTTATCCGATAGATAG
- the LOC107605150 gene encoding uncharacterized aarF domain-containing protein kinase At4g31390, chloroplastic isoform X2, whose amino-acid sequence MESICTTSFSLYTVPHRHLKKPRANTMLLTSIPCSCSPSSSFQSLPIRRRSAKKLLRTRISCSATTGSAASNGAVLSSVKDVLQLRKPSNSALEQLDIERGVCIPFRKYSPETVRNKVLESRGAILSLMLRGVEIVWSLGFYWSTLAYDFLVGRDEEVVPYRARQLRNLLCDLGPSFIKAGQVLANRPDIIREDYMNELCILQDDVPPFPNQTAFNIIEEELGQPLEAVFSRISSGTIAAASLGQVYRATLRSTGEDVAIKVQRPGIEPIIYRDLFLFRTLASFLNGISIQKLGCNAELIVDEFGEKLLEELDYTLEARNLEDFIENFKDDPTVKIPRVYKQLSGPRVLVMEWIDGIRCTNPQAIKDAGIDIDGFLTIGVSAALRQLLEFGLFHGDPHPGNIFAMRDGRIAYVDFGNVAVLSQQNKQILIDAVVHAVNEDYAEMANDFTRLGFLSPGTDVTPIIPALEAIWQNSLGKGLSDFNFRSVTGKFNQLVYNYPIRIPERFSLVIRSLLTQEGICFTLKPDFKFLEVAYPYVAKRLLTDPNPALRERLIQVLFKDGLFQWKRLENLIILAKENVAKMSSNPAVQVKRMQTQRDLKVERKLDLTDTIKDGARLFIVDEGIRRQLLLALTEDSKLHVEEIG is encoded by the exons ATGGAGTCTATCTGCACAACCTCCTTCTCCTTATACACTGTTCCTCACCGCCACTTGAAGAAACCACGTGCCAACACTATGCTGCtaacttcaattccttgttcttgctctcCTTCGTCGTCGTTTCAATCGTTGCCGATTCGTCGAAGAAGTGCGAAGAAGCTATTAAGAACGAGAATTTCGTGTTCTGCAACAACAGGAAGTGCCGCATCAAACGGCGCCGTTTTGAGCAGTGTGAAGGATGTGTTACAATTGAGAAAACCGTCGAACAGCGCGCTGGAGCAGCTTGACATCGAGCGTGGCGTTTGCATCCCTTTCCGCAAGTACTCTCCCGAGACA GTGAGGAATAAGGTACTAGAATCAAGAGGGGCTATATTGTCGCTTATGTTAAGGGGAGTTGAGATAGTTTGGAGTCTGGGCTTCTACTGGTCTACCTTGGCGTATGATTTCCTGGTTGGAAGGGATGAAGAGGTTGTTCCGTATCGTGCACGACAGCTTAGGAACCTGTTGTGCGATCTGGGACCTTCTTTTATTAAAGCTGGTCAG GTCCTTGCAAACAGGCCAGATATCATTAGAGAAGATTATATGAATGAACTTTGCATTCTTCAAGATGATGTTCCTCCCTTTCCCAACCAA ACTGCCTTCAATATCATAGAGGAGGAACTTGGTCAGCCCCTTGAAGCCGTTTTCAGCAGAATCTCATCAGGGACAATAGCAGCTGCTAGTTTGGGTCAAGTTTATCGGGCTACTTTGCGTTCCACTGGCGAGGATGTTGCTATCAAG GTTCAAAGGCCTGGGATAGAGCCCATAATATATCGGGATCTTTTCCTTTTTCGTACCTTGGCTTCATTCTTAAATGGCATTAGCATACAAAAGTTGGGTTGCAATGCAGAGCTGATTGTTGATGAATTTGGTGAAAAACTTTTGGAAGAGCTTGATTATACCCTG GAAGCCCGTAATCTTGAAGACTTTATTGAGAATTTCAAAGATGATCCTACAGTTAAAATTCCTCGGGTTTACAAACAACTTTCTGGTCCACGCGTTTTAGTGATGGAATGGATTGATGGTATTAGGTGCACCAATCCACAG GCCATCAAAGATGCTGGTATTGATATAGATGGCTTTCTTACAATTGGCGTGAGTGCTGCTTTGCGACAATTGTTGGAATTTGGATTATTTCATGGAGACCCTCACCCTGGAAATATTTTTGCCATGCGTGATGGACGAATTGCATATGTGGACTTTGGCAATGTTGCCGTTCTTAGTCAG CAAAATAAACAAATTTTGATTGATGCTGTTGTCCACGCCGTAAATGAGGACTATGCTGAGATGGCTAATGATTTTACCAGATTAGGCTTCCTGTCACCAGGGACTGATGTCACTCCAATAATTCCTGCTTTGGAAGCAATTTGGCAGAACTCTCTTGGAAAAGGATTGTCAGATTTCAATTTTCGTAGTGTCACTG GAAAGTTTAACCAATTGGTTTACAATTATCCAATCCGCATTCCCGAAAGGTTTTCACTCGTAATTCGTTCTTTATTGACTCAAGAAGGCATTTGTTTCACTTTGAAGCCTGACTTCAAATTTCTTGAG GTTGCCTATCCATATGTAGCAAAGCGACTTTTGACAGACCCAAATCCAGCTCTTCGTGAACGTCTTATACAG GTTCTCTTCAAAGACGGTCTTTTCCAGTGGAAACGGCTTGAAAACCTTATTATCCTTGCAAAGGAAAATGTAGCCAAGATGAGCAGCAATCCAGCAGTGCAAGTTAAACGCAT GCAAACTCAAAGAGACTTGAAAGTTGAAAGAAAACTGGACCTCACAGACACCATCAAAGATGGAGCACGCCTTTTCATTGTTGACGAAGGAATACGAAGACAGCTGCTTCTTGCTTTGACTGAGGACTCAAAGCTTCATGTTGAAGAG ATTGGTTGA
- the LOC107647516 gene encoding 9-cis-epoxycarotenoid dioxygenase NCED3, chloroplastic-like, translated as MSEDDLPYEVQITISGDLKTIGRYSFGNQLNSTMIAHPKVNPVSRELFALSYDVSRPYLKYFRFLPEGEKSPDMEIRLFVGEMINGGSPVMYDGKKNRGSGFSPIFTSVSASWFGGGGGGKCW; from the exons ATGTCGGAGGACGACCTCCCCTACGAGGTGCAAATCACTATCTCCGGCGATCTAAAAACTATTGGCCGTTACAGCTTCGGGAACCAGCTCAATTCCACCATGATCGCGCACCCGAAGGTCAATCCCGTTTCTCGCGAGCTCTTCGCACTCAGCTATGATGTGTCCAGGCCGTACCTGAAGTATTTTCGGTTCTTGCCGGAGGGGGAGAAATCGCCGGACATGGAAATCCGACTCTTTGTAGGGGAGATGATCAATGGAGGGTCACCGGTGATGTACGACGGCAAAAAAAATCGAGGCTCGGGATTCTCCCCAA TTTTTACATCTGTTTCTGCTTCTTggtttggtggtggtggtggtggtaagtgCTGGTAG